One genomic segment of Vagococcus intermedius includes these proteins:
- a CDS encoding acetate/propionate family kinase, producing MTKTIAINAGSSSLKWQLFEMPQEDVIASGIVERIGLNDSIFTIKHGDGQKFNETLDIADHEFAVNRIFEKMIELNIIGSFDEITGAGHRVVAGGEDFKESALIDDEALAKIEALAEFAPLHNPAEAKVIRIFQKLVPEAVNVAVFDTSFHTTMPAVNYLYSIPMEYYDKYQARKYGAHGTSHRYVADRAADMLGKDIKDLKIITCHLGNGASITAVDGGKSIDTSMGFTPLAGVTMGTRAGDIDASLLPYLMEKEGLTDIKDMVDILNKKSGLLGLSGVSSDMREVEESDSENAKLALEIFNNRVQKYIGSYIAAMNGVDAIVFTAGIGENGVEVREEIINGITWFGCEVDKEKNNVRGKEVVISTDDSKVKVLLIPTDEEVMIARDVEALKG from the coding sequence ATGACTAAAACAATTGCAATCAATGCTGGTAGTTCAAGTTTAAAATGGCAATTATTTGAAATGCCACAAGAAGATGTTATCGCATCAGGAATCGTAGAAAGAATTGGTTTAAACGATTCTATCTTTACAATCAAACATGGTGACGGACAAAAATTTAATGAAACATTAGATATTGCAGATCATGAGTTTGCTGTAAATCGTATTTTTGAAAAAATGATTGAGTTAAACATCATTGGGTCATTCGATGAAATTACAGGAGCTGGTCACCGTGTTGTGGCTGGTGGAGAAGATTTTAAAGAGTCTGCTTTAATTGATGACGAAGCCTTAGCTAAAATTGAAGCTCTTGCTGAGTTTGCCCCATTACATAACCCAGCTGAAGCTAAAGTTATCCGTATTTTCCAAAAATTAGTACCTGAAGCTGTAAACGTAGCTGTTTTTGATACATCATTCCATACAACGATGCCAGCTGTAAACTATTTATACAGCATTCCAATGGAATATTATGATAAATACCAAGCTCGTAAATATGGTGCTCACGGAACTAGCCATCGTTATGTAGCAGATCGTGCCGCTGATATGTTAGGTAAAGATATTAAAGATCTTAAAATCATTACATGTCACTTAGGTAATGGTGCTTCAATTACTGCCGTTGATGGTGGTAAATCAATCGACACTTCTATGGGCTTCACACCACTTGCTGGTGTTACTATGGGAACTCGTGCTGGAGATATCGATGCCTCATTATTACCATACTTAATGGAAAAAGAAGGCTTAACAGATATTAAAGACATGGTAGACATCCTAAATAAAAAATCTGGTTTACTAGGTTTATCAGGTGTTTCAAGTGATATGCGTGAAGTTGAAGAATCAGATTCAGAAAATGCTAAATTAGCATTAGAAATCTTTAACAACCGCGTTCAAAAATACATTGGTAGCTACATTGCAGCAATGAACGGTGTTGATGCAATTGTCTTCACTGCAGGTATCGGTGAAAATGGTGTTGAGGTTCGTGAAGAAATCATTAATGGGATCACTTGGTTTGGTTGTGAAGTTGATAAAGAGAAAAACAATGTTCGTGGTAAAGAAGTTGTTATCTCAACAGATGATTCAAAAGTTAAAGTATTATTAATCCCAACTGACGAAGAAGTTATGATTGCTCGTGACGTAGAAGCGTTAAAAGGTTAA
- a CDS encoding class I SAM-dependent methyltransferase produces the protein MSQNTIETGFQLLDDAIKWLQESLAVSFIDAYIENGENMTDDLKVRVQDNLPDAATKAKIEKNYQAFQELELTPEERRKVSQLLLLKGTMAEGLQANHQLTPDTLGYLFVYLVEQLVDKKDEVIRINDLTVGMGNLLLTVMINLKLANYQVVGTGIDVDDALLAVSAVNSEWLEQDVTLFHQDSLQHLLIEPGDIAIGDLPIGFYPHDDHAQKFVTGTNDGHSYAHHLLMEQNMTYVKENGFGLFLVPSNFLETEQASELKQWITEKVYLQGILQLPESLFKAKQSRKSIIIVQNRGDVSGQVKEVLLADVPSLKDGQQLQQFFKEFSTWKEKNLTNK, from the coding sequence ATGTCTCAAAACACGATTGAAACAGGTTTTCAATTATTGGACGATGCAATTAAATGGTTACAAGAGTCATTGGCTGTTTCTTTCATTGATGCCTATATTGAAAACGGTGAAAATATGACGGATGATTTAAAAGTCAGAGTCCAAGATAATTTGCCTGATGCTGCGACGAAAGCAAAAATCGAGAAAAATTATCAAGCATTTCAAGAACTGGAATTAACACCTGAAGAACGCCGCAAAGTTTCACAACTCTTATTACTTAAGGGAACGATGGCAGAGGGCTTACAAGCTAACCATCAGTTGACTCCAGATACTTTAGGTTATTTATTTGTTTATTTGGTGGAACAATTAGTTGATAAGAAAGATGAGGTTATTCGAATTAATGATTTGACAGTTGGAATGGGAAACCTTCTTTTAACGGTCATGATTAATTTGAAATTAGCCAATTATCAAGTTGTCGGGACTGGGATTGATGTGGACGATGCTTTACTTGCAGTCTCAGCAGTTAATTCAGAGTGGTTGGAGCAGGATGTGACATTATTCCATCAGGATAGTTTACAACATCTATTGATTGAACCTGGAGACATTGCCATTGGCGATTTACCGATTGGTTTTTATCCTCATGATGATCACGCTCAAAAGTTTGTTACAGGTACGAATGATGGCCACAGTTATGCCCATCATTTATTAATGGAACAAAATATGACATACGTGAAAGAGAATGGGTTTGGACTTTTCTTAGTTCCAAGCAATTTCTTAGAAACCGAGCAAGCTTCAGAACTAAAACAATGGATAACAGAAAAGGTGTATTTACAGGGAATTTTACAGTTGCCTGAAAGTTTATTTAAAGCGAAACAGTCACGTAAATCGATTATTATTGTGCAAAATCGTGGTGATGTTAGCGGGCAAGTCAAAGAGGTCTTGTTAGCAGATGTGCCGTCATTGAAGGATGGGCAACAATTGCAACAATTTTTCAAAGAATTCAGCACATGGAAAGAAAAAAATTTAACTAACAAATAA
- a CDS encoding amino acid ABC transporter permease — MYVPKIDLGLMVDSIPYILTGLPYTIGISISTFILGNVLGIVLAVLGLLPSRILKASIQFYLSFLRGVPGLVLLFLLYFGLPIQLSALQAVIICFSLTSSAFLGEIYRGAILGVGTGQWEAARALGLNFPQIISTIILPQAFRIAIPALGNVAMDLVKGTSLAAMITVPEIFQKAKIIGGREFDYMTLYILVALMYWGLCLLISAGQKRLEKSYVNRQ, encoded by the coding sequence ATTTATGTTCCCAAAATTGATCTAGGTTTAATGGTTGACTCGATTCCATATATTCTGACAGGGCTCCCTTATACAATTGGTATCAGTATAAGTACATTTATTTTGGGAAATGTATTGGGGATCGTATTAGCTGTATTAGGTTTGTTGCCATCCCGTATACTGAAGGCAAGTATCCAATTTTATTTATCGTTTTTAAGAGGTGTTCCTGGGTTAGTTTTATTATTTTTACTCTATTTTGGTTTACCTATTCAATTGAGTGCGTTACAAGCAGTTATTATTTGTTTTTCATTAACGAGCAGTGCCTTTTTAGGGGAAATTTACCGAGGCGCAATATTAGGAGTCGGAACGGGTCAATGGGAGGCTGCTAGAGCTCTAGGTCTTAATTTCCCTCAAATAATCAGTACCATTATCTTACCTCAAGCTTTCAGAATTGCCATCCCAGCTTTGGGAAATGTTGCGATGGACTTAGTGAAAGGGACTTCGCTCGCTGCTATGATTACTGTACCTGAGATTTTTCAAAAAGCTAAAATTATTGGTGGGCGTGAATTTGATTATATGACCCTGTATATCTTAGTCGCGTTGATGTATTGGGGACTATGTTTGTTAATTAGTGCTGGTCAAAAAAGATTGGAAAAAAGTTATGTAAATAGACAATAA
- a CDS encoding transporter substrate-binding domain-containing protein: MLKRMFGLIGVVMFGGILMGCTSQESTTHKQVVQQDTSWEKVEKAKKLVVGTSGTLFPSSYYNDNNQLTGYDVELVKEVGKRLNLKVEFKEYNVDGTIASLKKGTTDLVANDASMNEKRKKNFALSLPLKHSFDSLIVRKSDNSGIKELEDLKGKKAAGEGTTGYMKMAEQFGAKLVSYDNATNDQYLTDVANGRTDVIINDYYLQKMSVNALPDIPVKILEDVYFNASTSGFLYLKEAQGLREKIDTVLKEMKSDGTISDLSKEFFGTDVSIEPKVKIDRRVEVD, encoded by the coding sequence ATGTTAAAAAGGATGTTTGGCTTAATAGGAGTGGTGATGTTTGGCGGGATTCTTATGGGATGTACGAGTCAAGAGTCAACAACTCACAAACAAGTTGTTCAACAAGATACAAGTTGGGAGAAGGTTGAGAAGGCTAAAAAATTAGTTGTCGGGACATCAGGTACGCTATTTCCCTCCTCCTATTACAATGACAACAATCAGTTGACAGGTTATGATGTAGAGTTAGTCAAAGAAGTTGGCAAACGGTTGAATCTTAAAGTTGAGTTTAAAGAATATAATGTAGATGGAACAATTGCTTCATTGAAAAAAGGGACGACTGATTTAGTTGCCAACGATGCTTCAATGAATGAGAAGCGGAAAAAAAACTTTGCGTTATCTTTGCCATTAAAACATTCTTTTGATAGCTTAATTGTCAGAAAAAGTGATAATTCAGGGATTAAAGAGTTGGAGGATTTAAAAGGAAAAAAAGCTGCTGGTGAAGGGACAACAGGATATATGAAGATGGCAGAACAATTTGGAGCTAAGTTGGTGAGCTATGATAATGCGACCAATGATCAATACTTAACCGATGTCGCCAATGGTCGAACCGATGTAATTATCAATGATTATTATTTACAAAAAATGTCTGTTAATGCCCTACCCGATATTCCTGTGAAAATTTTAGAGGATGTTTATTTTAATGCCTCAACATCTGGTTTTTTGTATTTGAAAGAAGCACAAGGGTTACGTGAAAAAATAGATACTGTCTTAAAAGAAATGAAATCAGATGGGACGATATCAGATTTATCCAAGGAATTTTTTGGGACGGACGTCTCAATCGAGCCCAAAGTGAAAATTGATCGTCGGGTGGAAGTAGATTAA
- a CDS encoding amidase, with product MVKDAIYWANKIKFKEVSSQELLMQTYQKIKKLNPKYNAVVAYDYEQALKTLSQDSREHESLVFGGVPIALKMLGQAKAGWQQTASSKLLVNGKANETDYFVSALEQVGFIPFGQTNAPEFGFKNITDSELYGVTKNVWQPSHHAGGSSGGAASALASGIYPIVAASDGGGSIRIPASFSGVIGLKPTRGSMPNGPKSWRDWQGASINFALTVSMRDTESLFYSIRGGHRAAPYYNGGDVIKEYSKLTSKLKIAACLDSPVANPVSSDAKEAYQEAIKFLVASGHEVTEVPYPVSGDSLIRSYYAMNGAETASMVSGIERGLGRRIVKNDLELMSWGLYQYGKHLPAATYIESLDQWDQAAYQMETLFETFDLFLSPTATTVAPKISQDLQSNQLREKLSQADQLSESELAEVVYDMFEKSLYVTPYTQLANLTGQPAISLPTFVNREGLPLGIQLMASKGNEAVLFKIGKEFEAAQQFLLPKNYRE from the coding sequence ATGGTAAAAGATGCGATCTATTGGGCTAATAAAATCAAGTTCAAGGAGGTCTCCTCACAAGAATTATTGATGCAGACCTATCAGAAAATAAAAAAATTAAACCCTAAGTATAATGCCGTAGTTGCTTACGATTATGAACAAGCTTTGAAAACCTTATCCCAAGATTCAAGAGAACATGAGTCTTTGGTATTTGGTGGTGTCCCAATTGCTTTAAAAATGTTAGGACAAGCCAAAGCCGGCTGGCAACAGACAGCTAGTTCTAAGCTTTTAGTCAATGGTAAAGCGAATGAGACAGATTATTTCGTATCGGCTTTAGAGCAAGTTGGATTTATTCCTTTTGGACAAACTAATGCACCAGAATTTGGGTTTAAAAATATCACGGATTCAGAATTATATGGTGTGACTAAAAATGTTTGGCAACCATCACACCATGCAGGTGGCTCCAGTGGAGGAGCTGCTAGTGCTTTAGCCAGTGGCATATATCCGATTGTGGCTGCTAGTGATGGCGGTGGTTCTATCAGAATTCCAGCCAGTTTTTCAGGCGTGATAGGCTTAAAACCAACGCGTGGCAGCATGCCAAATGGACCTAAAAGTTGGCGAGATTGGCAGGGTGCGTCGATTAATTTTGCTTTAACTGTATCTATGAGAGATACGGAAAGTTTGTTTTACTCTATTCGAGGAGGCCATCGTGCCGCGCCTTACTATAATGGTGGTGACGTGATCAAAGAGTATTCTAAATTAACTAGTAAACTAAAAATTGCCGCCTGTTTGGATTCACCAGTTGCGAATCCTGTTTCTTCAGATGCTAAAGAAGCCTATCAAGAGGCCATAAAATTTCTGGTTGCGTCGGGACATGAGGTTACGGAAGTTCCTTATCCAGTTTCTGGTGACTCGTTGATTCGTAGCTACTATGCGATGAATGGTGCAGAGACAGCTTCAATGGTGTCAGGGATCGAACGTGGTTTAGGTCGACGGATTGTCAAGAATGACCTGGAGCTGATGAGTTGGGGACTGTATCAATATGGTAAGCACTTACCCGCCGCTACTTATATTGAGTCTTTAGACCAGTGGGATCAGGCAGCTTATCAGATGGAAACTTTATTTGAGACGTTCGACTTATTTCTATCGCCCACAGCTACCACGGTAGCTCCCAAAATCTCTCAGGATTTACAAAGTAATCAACTAAGAGAAAAGCTTAGTCAGGCTGACCAACTTTCCGAGTCAGAATTAGCTGAGGTAGTCTACGATATGTTTGAAAAAAGTCTATACGTAACACCCTATACTCAATTAGCTAATTTAACCGGCCAGCCTGCTATTAGTTTGCCCACTTTTGTTAATCGAGAAGGCCTACCATTAGGAATTCAGCTGATGGCTTCTAAAGGGAATGAAGCAGTTCTTTTTAAAATCGGTAAAGAATTTGAAGCGGCACAACAATTTTTATTACCAAAAAATTATAGAGAGTAG
- a CDS encoding DUF1054 family protein, translating into MFTHKDFSVFKIEGLDTRMAAIRAEIQPIFQELDDYMVAQLAPKLGATLPVHIAQHRRRTANAPDFTWSAMGGNKRGYKKFPHFTLGINGEYVVMWLSFIDNPQNEQAMAQALLDKPELFTGLPTDMVLNADHTKNNYHDLTKESLEEDLIRWRDVKKGEFQIGRILKSDELQSLEAEKARAYMLETYRLLLPLYQLAYPICLAE; encoded by the coding sequence ATGTTTACACACAAAGATTTTTCTGTTTTTAAAATAGAAGGACTTGATACGCGTATGGCAGCAATTAGAGCAGAAATCCAACCCATTTTTCAAGAATTAGATGACTATATGGTAGCACAATTAGCACCCAAATTAGGAGCCACATTACCTGTTCATATTGCACAGCATCGTCGTCGGACAGCCAATGCACCTGACTTTACTTGGTCAGCGATGGGCGGTAATAAGCGTGGTTATAAAAAATTCCCACACTTTACGTTAGGAATTAATGGTGAGTATGTAGTGATGTGGTTATCATTTATTGACAATCCTCAAAATGAACAAGCGATGGCTCAGGCTTTATTAGATAAACCAGAGCTATTTACGGGGTTACCAACGGATATGGTCCTTAACGCAGATCATACGAAGAATAATTATCATGACTTGACAAAGGAGAGCTTAGAGGAAGATTTAATACGCTGGCGTGATGTTAAAAAAGGTGAGTTTCAAATCGGACGTATCTTAAAATCAGACGAGTTGCAATCATTGGAAGCAGAAAAGGCGCGGGCGTATATGCTAGAAACGTATCGTTTACTACTTCCCTTATATCAATTGGCTTATCCCATTTGTTTAGCAGAATAA
- a CDS encoding siderophore ABC transporter substrate-binding protein, producing MKKGLKTWGILLTSLLVLAGCSSNSKEQGATNSNDDKVKTEKVVKTIEIEDSNGKVTVPANPKKVVVFDMGSLDTIKELGEEKAVVGVPTKSLPAYLAEFDKVESVGGIKEPDLEKINELQPDLIVISGRQEDYQKELAEIAPTIYLSVDSQDSWNSTKDNIETLATIFDNRKIADDKIQKLEKEISAVKKQAADSQLKTLVTLVNEGQLSAYGEGSRFGIVHDTFGFAPVDSKIEASTHGQSVSYEYVLEQNPDVVFVVDRTKAIGGDESQNNVAKNELVAQTKAGQTDKIISLTPDVWYLSGGGLKCTELMLEDVAQAFK from the coding sequence ATGAAAAAAGGGTTAAAAACATGGGGGATTTTATTAACAAGTTTACTTGTATTAGCAGGCTGCTCAAGTAACTCAAAGGAACAAGGGGCAACTAATAGCAATGATGATAAAGTAAAAACGGAGAAAGTGGTTAAAACGATAGAGATTGAGGATTCTAACGGAAAAGTAACAGTTCCAGCTAACCCTAAAAAAGTAGTTGTATTTGATATGGGATCTCTTGATACGATTAAGGAATTAGGAGAAGAGAAAGCGGTTGTTGGAGTACCAACAAAGAGTTTGCCAGCTTACTTGGCAGAGTTTGATAAAGTCGAATCAGTGGGTGGAATCAAAGAACCTGATTTAGAGAAGATTAATGAGTTACAACCAGACTTAATTGTTATCTCCGGTCGTCAAGAAGATTACCAAAAAGAATTGGCTGAAATTGCCCCAACGATTTATCTGTCAGTAGATAGTCAAGATAGTTGGAATTCTACGAAAGATAATATTGAAACCTTAGCGACAATTTTTGATAATAGAAAAATCGCTGATGATAAAATCCAAAAACTTGAAAAAGAAATTTCAGCTGTAAAAAAACAAGCAGCAGATAGTCAATTGAAAACATTAGTAACTTTAGTAAATGAAGGACAACTATCAGCTTATGGTGAAGGGTCACGATTTGGTATTGTACATGATACCTTTGGTTTTGCACCAGTTGATTCAAAAATTGAAGCCTCAACGCACGGTCAATCGGTTTCTTATGAGTATGTCTTAGAACAAAATCCAGATGTGGTCTTTGTTGTGGATCGTACCAAAGCGATTGGTGGAGATGAATCTCAAAATAATGTGGCTAAAAATGAATTAGTCGCTCAAACAAAAGCGGGCCAAACAGATAAAATTATCTCATTAACACCAGATGTATGGTATTTATCAGGTGGTGGGTTAAAATGTACAGAATTAATGTTAGAAGATGTTGCCCAAGCGTTTAAATAA
- a CDS encoding iron ABC transporter ATP-binding protein gives MKIQQVSKKYGKKPVVSDIDLPISEGKLTAFIGPNGAGKSTLLSLMSRLIEKDTGEIYLAGDEVKTWKQKDLAQKLSILKQANAVSLKITVRELVAFGRFPYSKGRLSASDEQKIEEALSYLGLIELQHEAIDTLSGGQLQRAYIAMVFAQDTDYILLDEPLNNLDMNYAVQMMQTLRQLVDEHGKTVVIVLHDINFAASYADEIVAMKDGRIFKHGSTDDVIKKEVLDSLYEMNIRVCELEGKRFCLYFNET, from the coding sequence ATGAAAATACAACAAGTATCAAAAAAATATGGTAAAAAGCCAGTCGTTTCAGATATTGATTTACCCATTTCTGAAGGGAAGCTAACAGCTTTTATTGGCCCAAACGGTGCAGGAAAAAGTACTTTATTATCTTTGATGAGTCGACTAATTGAAAAAGATACTGGGGAAATCTACCTAGCAGGTGATGAGGTTAAGACATGGAAACAAAAAGATTTAGCACAAAAATTGTCTATTTTAAAACAAGCTAATGCTGTCAGCTTAAAAATCACAGTAAGAGAATTGGTGGCCTTTGGTCGTTTTCCTTATAGTAAAGGTCGTTTAAGTGCTAGTGATGAACAAAAAATAGAAGAGGCTTTATCTTACTTAGGTCTAATTGAGTTGCAACATGAAGCGATTGATACGTTATCGGGTGGGCAGCTGCAGCGTGCATATATTGCTATGGTTTTTGCCCAAGATACTGATTATATTTTATTAGATGAGCCATTGAATAATTTGGATATGAATTATGCTGTTCAAATGATGCAGACTTTACGCCAATTAGTAGATGAGCACGGTAAGACGGTTGTGATTGTTTTACATGATATCAATTTTGCAGCTAGCTATGCTGATGAAATTGTTGCTATGAAGGACGGACGCATCTTTAAGCATGGTTCAACAGACGACGTGATAAAAAAAGAAGTTTTAGATAGTTTATATGAAATGAATATTCGCGTCTGCGAACTAGAAGGCAAAAGATTTTGTCTATACTTTAATGAAACATAA
- a CDS encoding iron chelate uptake ABC transporter family permease subunit encodes MNRLKTSLAFKLLVLVIAVIFFTWLFLTYQTYGNWEFALKLRGKKWLAFVLVGIATSFATITFQTITHNHFLTPSILGFDSLYILIQTVLFFFMGHQLGGLLSNKLALFSVNVLLMVALSTGLFFFLLEKGRQNLYLLLMVGMILGTFFSSFSTFLQVLLDPNEYDKLQGKLFASFGNVDVSLLKITSILIVLVVLFLLRKAPELDVLHLGKEKALNLGVDVSRLQLQLLMAVSLLIALSTALVGPVTFLGFIVANLTYQYMGTFRHTSLFVAGSLLGILLLVVGQFFVEQVFHWNTTMSVVIEFIGGVYFVGKILHERKAELG; translated from the coding sequence ATGAATCGATTGAAAACAAGTTTAGCCTTTAAATTATTAGTTTTAGTTATCGCTGTTATTTTTTTTACATGGTTATTTTTAACTTATCAGACATATGGCAATTGGGAATTTGCTTTAAAATTACGAGGTAAAAAGTGGTTAGCTTTTGTCTTGGTAGGAATCGCAACTAGTTTTGCAACCATTACTTTTCAAACAATCACCCACAATCATTTTTTAACACCTAGTATTTTAGGCTTTGATTCGTTATATATTTTAATCCAGACTGTGCTGTTCTTTTTTATGGGACATCAACTAGGTGGCTTGCTTAGTAATAAATTAGCATTATTCTCAGTCAATGTTCTTTTGATGGTGGCCTTGTCGACAGGATTATTTTTTTTCTTATTGGAAAAGGGGCGGCAGAACCTATACTTATTATTAATGGTCGGAATGATTTTAGGAACTTTCTTCAGTAGTTTTAGTACGTTCTTACAAGTATTACTAGACCCGAATGAATACGACAAGTTGCAAGGGAAGCTCTTCGCTAGTTTTGGTAATGTGGATGTATCCCTTTTGAAAATCACATCGATTTTAATTGTTTTAGTGGTGTTATTCTTGTTGAGAAAAGCACCTGAGCTGGATGTCTTACATCTAGGAAAAGAAAAAGCCTTAAATTTAGGGGTAGATGTCTCAAGATTACAGTTACAATTGTTGATGGCAGTGAGTTTATTAATAGCCTTGTCGACAGCCTTAGTTGGACCGGTTACCTTTTTAGGTTTTATTGTTGCTAATTTAACTTACCAATACATGGGAACTTTTCGACACACTTCTTTATTTGTTGCGGGTAGTTTGTTGGGTATTTTATTGCTAGTGGTTGGCCAATTTTTTGTGGAACAAGTATTTCATTGGAATACCACTATGAGTGTCGTGATTGAATTTATTGGAGGGGTCTATTTTGTAGGCAAAATATTACACGAAAGAAAGGCTGAGCTAGGATGA
- a CDS encoding ABC transporter permease gives MKKWTLMLILLVLAISSLFIGVQSIEIRNIFQLDETQKLVLWSTRIPRTICLIIAGATSSVCGLIMQHLTQNKFVSPTTAGTMDSARLGILVAMVFFPNNSMLVRSGVAFLFAFLGTMLFIQLIQRLPQKNQVMVPLIGLMFGNIIGSVVTFFAYQLQLVQNMSSWLQGNFATISRGGYELIYLTVPLLILAYFYAYHFTIAGMGRDMATGIGLNYQWIQLFGLGIVSLASSVILVTIGGLPFLGVIIPNIISLYYGDQMKQTLWLTAGAGSCFLIVCDIISRLVVQPYEVPVSLVVGVIGSIIFIALLLKGAKK, from the coding sequence TTGAAAAAATGGACGCTAATGTTAATCCTTTTAGTATTAGCAATTAGTTCGTTATTTATAGGAGTTCAAAGTATTGAAATTAGAAACATTTTTCAGTTAGATGAGACACAGAAACTCGTTTTATGGAGTACTCGTATTCCACGGACGATCTGCTTAATTATTGCGGGAGCGACAAGTAGCGTCTGTGGCTTAATCATGCAGCACTTAACACAAAATAAATTCGTATCACCTACAACAGCAGGAACGATGGATAGTGCTCGCTTAGGAATACTAGTGGCAATGGTTTTTTTTCCTAATAATTCGATGTTAGTTCGATCAGGCGTTGCTTTTTTATTTGCTTTTTTAGGAACGATGTTATTTATTCAATTAATTCAACGTTTGCCACAAAAAAATCAAGTGATGGTACCATTAATAGGATTGATGTTTGGAAACATCATCGGCTCAGTTGTAACATTTTTCGCGTACCAATTACAGTTGGTACAAAATATGTCATCATGGTTACAAGGTAACTTTGCTACGATTTCACGTGGGGGCTATGAGTTAATTTATTTAACAGTTCCCTTATTAATCTTGGCTTACTTTTATGCGTATCATTTTACTATTGCTGGTATGGGACGAGACATGGCAACAGGAATTGGCTTAAATTATCAATGGATTCAACTGTTTGGTTTGGGCATTGTATCGCTAGCTAGTAGTGTGATTTTAGTGACAATTGGTGGCTTACCATTTTTAGGGGTCATCATTCCAAATATTATTTCATTGTACTACGGTGATCAAATGAAACAAACACTCTGGCTAACGGCTGGAGCCGGTAGTTGTTTCTTAATTGTGTGTGATATTATTTCCCGTTTAGTCGTACAACCATATGAAGTTCCAGTTAGTTTAGTGGTTGGAGTAATAGGTAGTATCATTTTTATCGCGTTACTATTAAAGGGGGCTAAGAAATGA
- a CDS encoding YueI family protein, translating into MSQTDVQDYLEKGMYGAPQLKPEEKRQYLGTFRERIFLTMTIAEMADKKNITHFKQELTDNPQQQVLINAAVDFPIQNDYMIAAQKAKCPFKIVDTENQNSPEAIGLVYASETAVNLETVDVTKKYQTVLQQKKTESSKSKPVEGKKSSWFTRLFK; encoded by the coding sequence ATGAGCCAAACAGATGTGCAAGATTACTTAGAAAAAGGTATGTATGGTGCTCCTCAATTAAAACCTGAAGAAAAACGCCAGTATTTAGGAACCTTTCGTGAGCGTATTTTTTTAACCATGACAATTGCTGAAATGGCTGACAAAAAAAATATCACTCACTTTAAACAAGAATTAACAGATAATCCTCAACAACAGGTTTTAATCAATGCGGCCGTAGATTTCCCGATTCAAAATGACTACATGATAGCCGCACAAAAAGCTAAGTGCCCATTTAAAATTGTGGATACTGAAAATCAAAACTCACCAGAGGCCATTGGCTTAGTTTATGCTAGTGAAACAGCTGTTAATTTAGAAACAGTTGATGTCACTAAAAAATATCAAACAGTTCTTCAACAAAAAAAAACCGAATCATCTAAGTCCAAACCCGTTGAAGGTAAAAAAAGCAGCTGGTTTACTCGCTTATTCAAATAA